The DNA sequence GGTTTTGATGAGAGCATTTCCTTCGAGGGCTGCCTCAATGATCTGACTGGTAATATGACCATGGATTTCGATGCCGTACATCGGGCTATCATAAGGAGTGTAAAAAAAATCATTAAGACTACTACTAAAGGCTCCAAAAATAACGATTTTATCTTTGAATAAATCTGAGGGAATATTATTTTCTAATAAATCTTGAATTGAGACTTGTTTGAACATGCATTTTTCTGCAATATTACAAGGTTCCCCTTGGTAGTTGATTAAGATCTGGTTCCCCCTAATCTGAGCTTTTGTATAGCCTCCTGAGTTCTTTTTTAGGCGATAAAAAATACTCTTGCCTAGTTGGTATGAAAATTGTTGATTTGAAATGGCTTTTGGCTTGATATCTTTATCGGCTAAATAATCTAAAGCTAGTCGTGCTGAGAGGCTAAGTTTACTTTTTTGATCGCGGCTATTGGGTGGCACAACGGCTAGAAAGGCTCGACGAACAACGAAGTCTTGGTCAAAAATCAAATTGGCGATCGCCACTTGATTATTTTGGGCAAGAAACTCTGGAGGTGCAACACTTTGAGCTATCACCTCATTTGGATCTGTCGAAAGTAAAACATTCTCTACTCCGATGAGATTTGGTGTTGTTTCAAACACTTTTTGTAGCTCACTATAGCCTTCAAAAACTGGAAAATCGCGGTAAATGTCTAAGGCAATTGAGTGAGGAGATTGTGCCTTGATTTTATTGAGAATTATTGCTAGATTTCGATCTGAAATAGGCCAGCCATTGAGATATTTTATGTCTGATTCTGTAACGCCGACCAACACAATATGAGGATTGATCTTTTTCGTTGATTTTGTTTTAGTGAGAAGATCATAGAAATCCAGTTCAGGAATTTCAAAAAGACCAATAAGACTTGTTACTATGCAGAGTATGGTGACCGTTAAACTATTTACTAGTCCAACCAACAATAGTAGTCTTGCCCGGTGCTTTTTTCCTTCGACATTCATTGTGTTGCTGAGAAAAGTATCGACAATTTTTTTGTATGATTAGGATGTGATTAGGCAAGTTCTGACAATCACCACTACAATTATCTTTAGGCTGCCGCGGCAAATATGTTTTTTGCTTTAGGTTTTTACTGAAAATTTAGACTGCGTGCTGTGGACTAGAGGTCATTCTCCATGTCAGCATATTTTTACGGGTTTAGATACATTCTGTGACAATTCCCGCAAATAGCCAATCAGCTTCTATACTTAATGAGGATTTAGGATTTTTAGCTGAGTTTGAATTTTAGAAATTTTTAACTGCACACTTCCGAATCTTTACACTCTTCATTCTCCGATTTGGAAGAATACTTAATAATTATGTCGATTTATATTGGAAACCTGTCTTATCAAGTTACTGAGGAAGATCTGAAAGAGACCTTTGCTGAGTACGGTAAAGTGAGTCGCGTGCAGATCCCTTCTGACCGTGAGACTGGTCGTCCCCGTGGTTTCGCTTTCGTTGAAATGTCTAAGGAAGACGAAGAAACTGCTGCTATTGAAGCGCTAGACGGCGCTGAATGGATGGGACGGGATTTAAAGGTCAATAAAGCGAAGCCCCGTGAAGATCGTAAGTCTTCTCGCGGTGGTGGCGGTGGCTACAACTCTCGTAATCGCTACTAAGTAATTAATTTTGTGTCCTGTTTTTTTGCAGGGCATTCTTTTTTGTATGACGGCAGGTATGGCTTATGGTCTACGTGCTGTTTTTTTATGGGTAAATGTACTGGCGTTTCGGTTTAAGGTTGGCTTGTTTTGAAGCTGAATTTTCTGTTTTTTGAGTCCGACGTAAAATTTATAGGAATTCTCGTAGAAATCAAACTGGATTTTTGGCTGTTTTTAAGCTTTGTGCTGATGTTTGTTTTTAGACTGAAGATGTCTAGAACAAGTTTGCGATTGAGCTAAACGGGGCAAAGTGATGAATGGACTTTTAAAAAATAAATGGGTTAAGTTTGGGGCGATCGCCCTAATCGTAGCGATAGCAGTAATTGCATTAAAGAAATTGGGTATTTTTACATTTATTAGTGGTTTGCTTGACCAAGCAATTCTTTGGGTTGATAACCTCGGTGCTTGGGGCATTGTTGCCTTTATCGGGATTTATGTTTTAGCGTCGGTACTTTTTGTTTCTGGTGCGGCATTGACCCTTGGTGCAGGAGCATTATTTGGGGTTGTCCAAGGCTCCATTTTGGTGTCGATCGCCTCGACTTTGGCAGCAACTTGTTCTTTTCTAATTGGGCGGTATCTGGCACGGGGCTGGGTTTCTAAACAAATTGATGGTCAACCAAAATTTAAAGCCGTTGATAAAGCCGTTGCCCAAGAAGGCTGGAAAATTGTTGGCTTAGTGAGGCTTTCGCCAATTTTTCCTTTTGTCTTTCTCAACTATGCCTTTGGCGTGACAAAGGTGTCATTGCGTGAGTATGTCATCGCGTCTTGGATTGGTATGATGCCCGGAACTGTGATGTATGTTTACTTTGGCTACATCGGTCGTGCTGCGGCAAATGCGGCAAGTGCTGATACGACTGGTGGGCAAGAAGCGTTACTGAAGACGGCCTTAACTGTTGTGGGATTGGTTGCGACGGTACTTGTCACCGTACTTATTACGAAGGCAGCTCAGAAGGCTCTTAATGCTCAAATTGAAGGGGACAGCCATGATGCGATTCCTCAAGGCTCTCAGGAAGTCTAATTTATTTAAAGCGGGCTTCTGGTGCCGACCTCGCATTGTGTTTGTTGTCTTGGCTTTCGGGGCGATCGCCGGACTTGTTTTTTACGGTCGACACTTTTTATTTGATCACGAAAAATTAGCAGGCGTTCTCCAACTGATGCCCTGTTGTGTAGTTGGCTTATTTCTCGGACTCTACATAGTGCTAACTATTTTTGGGATACCGGGCACTGTGCTGACGACGGCAGGCGGCATTATTTTTGGATTGTCTTGGGGGACATTTTGGTCAGTTTTGGGAGCGACTTTGGGGGCACTTGGGGCATTTTTAGCTGCACGTTACCTACTACGGGACTGGGCATTAAGCAAATTCCACCGCCATCATGTTTTAAAAAGAATTCGAGCTGCGGTACATCGCAATCCATTAACCCTCGTGTTGGCAATGCGCTTTGCACCCATTACGCCATTTAATCTCATTAATTTTTTATTCGGCCTTACCCCAATTCATTGGGTTCCCTATACCCTTGGAACATTCATTGGCATTATTCCGGGCACAATTTTATATACTTGGCTCGGCGTGAGTGGCAAAACTGCTTTTTCCGGTGGCGATCGCCTTCCGTTCATTTTTGCCCTCACAATTTTGTGTCTACTGAGTGTTATCCCGCCTTTATTTTTAGAGAAATGTCGTTCGACACGACCGTAAACTTGCCAGAGCACTGACATGATGATTTTTAAAGCCGTTAGAGGCTGTCGAAAGATCGGTACAATACGACAATCTCAACTCAATCATCAACCTAGAACTCACCATGACTGAATCGCCAGAAACCCAAGAATTTAAATATGGCGAGCGCGAAATCGAAGCTGGCAAACTTGTAACTTTTCCCAATCCTCGACCAGGGCGACGTTACACCATTAATATTTCTCTGCCCGAATATACCTGTAAATGCCCTTTTTCCGGCTACCCCGACTTCGCGACCATCTATGTGTCCTACGTCCCAGACCAAAAAGTCGTTGAGCTAAAAGCGATTAAACTCTACATAAACAGTTACCGCGATCGCTACATTTCCCACGAGGAAGGCGTAAACCAAATTCTTGACGATCTTGTGGCGGCTTGTGACCCCCTAGAAATGACGATTAAAGGTGACTACAAACCTCGCGGCAATGTCCATACTGTGGTTGAAGTGACCCACAAAAAATAATCACTAATTTTTTCTAATCCTTTTTCCCACCACGAAATAACCATGATTTTTGCTTGGCAATTCCAATCTCCCGGCCCAATTATTTTTGAAGTGGGAAATTTTGCGGTGCGTTGGTACGGCTTATTAATTGCTTCGGCAGTCATTATCGGCGTTAATCTTTCCCAATATTTAGCGAAGAAACGTGAGATGAACCCTGAATTCGTCGCTGACTACGCCATCTGGGGTGTTTTAGCCGCAATCCCTTGTGCTCGCATTTACTATGTCTTATTCCAGTGGCAGAGCTACTCTAGCCGCCCTCAGGACATTATTGCCATTTGGAAAGGGGGCATTGCCATCCACGGAGCGGTTTTAGGGGGAATTCTTGCAGGGTGGATTTTCTGTCGCTTGAGTAAATGTTCGTTTTGGCAATTAGCCGACGTGATCGCGCCGTCTCTCATCCTCGGTCAGGCGATCGGGCGGTGGGGAAATTTCTTTAACTCGGAAGCCTTTGGGAGACCCACGGATTTACCGTGGAAGCTCTATATTCCGCCCGCAAATCGACCCTACTCGCTAGCCAGTAATGAATATTTTCACCCGACTTTCCTCTATGAGTCTCTGTGGAATATCGGCGTTTTAGGGCTTTTACTTTATCTATTTTTCTGGGGCTTGAGACATGGCGATCGCCTCAAGGGCGGTACGATTTTCCTGACCTATTGGGTTGCCTACAGCGCCGGGCGAGTTTGGATCGAAGGTCTGCGGATGGATAGCCTGATGATCGGGGGATTGCGTATTGCACAGCTAGTCAGTCTCGGTGGTATTGCCCTCGGCGCATTGGGACTAATTTGGCTGTACGTTCTAAAAAAACGCTTACCAGATGTCCGTTCACCTAGGGAATTACGAGAAAATGAAAAAGCCTCAGAAACAAGTCTCTGAGGCCAAAACCAGGGTGCATCTACCAATTAATGACTACTGCTTTGTTTTGCTTAATCCGGACAGCTTTTAATTTTTTATGCCTTATCTCCAGAATCCTGAAGAGATCATTGGGGCGATCGCCCGTTTAAAGTTTGCGCCAATCCTATGGGTGGATACGGAGGTAGCAGATTACAAAACCAAGCAGCCTCGCTTGTCGTTAATCCAGATTTCGGCAAACTCCGCTGATTTAACGGGGGAACAGGTTTTAATTTTTGACGTGCTAGATAAACCTGATCTTATTGATCACTTTATTGATGAGATTATGGCGAATGAGGCGATCGCCAAAGTTTTTCATAACGCCGCTTTTGATAAAAAATTTTTAGGTGGCTCAAAGGCAAAAAACATCACTTGCACCCTTGAACTCGCCAAAAATATCCCATACTATTTAGCGCCAAAACCAGATAACAAACTAAAAACCCTTGCGGAAACGCTTTGTCATTTCCCGATAGTTAATAAAGACTTGCAGAGCAGCGATTGGGGATTACGACCTCTCAGCCAAGAACAGCTCGACTACGCCAAACTCGATCCGGTGTACACAGCTCAAGTTCATCATCGCCTGCTACAACTCCAGCAACAGTGCCAAATCGCGCCGGAAACTGAAAATATTGCCAATTTGACTCGTCGCTACCGCCAAATCGAACATGATTGGCAAATGCTTAATAGTGAAGTGGAACACCTCAAAACGCGTCTTAAAGCAGCAATGTCAGCCCAAAACGTCGACACAACTGTCGGTTTTAAATTAACTTTCAGTAGTCGTAAAGCTGAATATGTGAAGCTGGCAGATTTAGGACAGGCGATCGCCACCAAGCAATTCCAGAGTGATACTCCACTGAAACTTACCAAAGCATTACAAAAAGAATTTCAAGACTTGTTGGCTGATTTGCCTATCGAAGAAAAAATCAGCCAAACCGTTAGCCTCAAATCCATAGACCTCGACGATCCAGAAGTCCCTTTTTAAAGCTTCTAGACCATTCCTTCGCACAAAAAACAGGTAGGGTGTGTTCGCGAAGCGTAACGCACATTCAAACTAACCCTTACAAACAACAAATTATGGGCA is a window from the [Limnothrix rosea] IAM M-220 genome containing:
- the lgt gene encoding prolipoprotein diacylglyceryl transferase, which gives rise to MIFAWQFQSPGPIIFEVGNFAVRWYGLLIASAVIIGVNLSQYLAKKREMNPEFVADYAIWGVLAAIPCARIYYVLFQWQSYSSRPQDIIAIWKGGIAIHGAVLGGILAGWIFCRLSKCSFWQLADVIAPSLILGQAIGRWGNFFNSEAFGRPTDLPWKLYIPPANRPYSLASNEYFHPTFLYESLWNIGVLGLLLYLFFWGLRHGDRLKGGTIFLTYWVAYSAGRVWIEGLRMDSLMIGGLRIAQLVSLGGIALGALGLIWLYVLKKRLPDVRSPRELRENEKASETSL
- a CDS encoding TVP38/TMEM64 family protein; amino-acid sequence: MMRFLKALRKSNLFKAGFWCRPRIVFVVLAFGAIAGLVFYGRHFLFDHEKLAGVLQLMPCCVVGLFLGLYIVLTIFGIPGTVLTTAGGIIFGLSWGTFWSVLGATLGALGAFLAARYLLRDWALSKFHRHHVLKRIRAAVHRNPLTLVLAMRFAPITPFNLINFLFGLTPIHWVPYTLGTFIGIIPGTILYTWLGVSGKTAFSGGDRLPFIFALTILCLLSVIPPLFLEKCRSTRP
- the queF gene encoding preQ(1) synthase is translated as MTESPETQEFKYGEREIEAGKLVTFPNPRPGRRYTINISLPEYTCKCPFSGYPDFATIYVSYVPDQKVVELKAIKLYINSYRDRYISHEEGVNQILDDLVAACDPLEMTIKGDYKPRGNVHTVVEVTHKK
- a CDS encoding RNA recognition motif domain-containing protein, yielding MSIYIGNLSYQVTEEDLKETFAEYGKVSRVQIPSDRETGRPRGFAFVEMSKEDEETAAIEALDGAEWMGRDLKVNKAKPREDRKSSRGGGGGYNSRNRY
- a CDS encoding TVP38/TMEM64 family protein; the encoded protein is MNGLLKNKWVKFGAIALIVAIAVIALKKLGIFTFISGLLDQAILWVDNLGAWGIVAFIGIYVLASVLFVSGAALTLGAGALFGVVQGSILVSIASTLAATCSFLIGRYLARGWVSKQIDGQPKFKAVDKAVAQEGWKIVGLVRLSPIFPFVFLNYAFGVTKVSLREYVIASWIGMMPGTVMYVYFGYIGRAAANAASADTTGGQEALLKTALTVVGLVATVLVTVLITKAAQKALNAQIEGDSHDAIPQGSQEV
- a CDS encoding ribonuclease D; amino-acid sequence: MPYLQNPEEIIGAIARLKFAPILWVDTEVADYKTKQPRLSLIQISANSADLTGEQVLIFDVLDKPDLIDHFIDEIMANEAIAKVFHNAAFDKKFLGGSKAKNITCTLELAKNIPYYLAPKPDNKLKTLAETLCHFPIVNKDLQSSDWGLRPLSQEQLDYAKLDPVYTAQVHHRLLQLQQQCQIAPETENIANLTRRYRQIEHDWQMLNSEVEHLKTRLKAAMSAQNVDTTVGFKLTFSSRKAEYVKLADLGQAIATKQFQSDTPLKLTKALQKEFQDLLADLPIEEKISQTVSLKSIDLDDPEVPF